A window of Oncorhynchus nerka isolate Pitt River linkage group LG4, Oner_Uvic_2.0, whole genome shotgun sequence contains these coding sequences:
- the LOC115128677 gene encoding ras-related protein Rab-25-like, with protein sequence MGDESYNFVFKVVLIGESGVGKSNLLSRFTKNEFNHDSRTTIGVEFSTRTVQLDTFTIKAQIWDTAGLERYRAITSAYYRGAVGAMLVYDITKHLTYESVERWLKELYDHADPHILVMLVGNKSDLDTLRTVPTVEAKEFAESKGLLFMETSALDSTNVEAAFQEVLTAIHKKVASREVTRGSISAVTLSSATGTASEVQEERRTCCKNL encoded by the exons ATGGGTGACGAAAGCTACAACTTTGTCTTCAAAG TGGTTCTGATTGGTGAGTCTGGTGTTGGGAAGAGCAACCTGCTGTCACGCTTCACCAAGAATGAGTTTAACCATGACAGCCGCACGACCATCGGAGTGGAGTTCAGCACTCGCACTGTTCAGCTGGATACCTTCACCATCAAGGCTCAGATCTGGGACACGGCAGGGCTGGAGAGATACAGAGCCATCACCTCAGc gtaCTACAGAGGGGCGGTGGGTGCTATGCTGGTGTATGACATCACCAAGCACCTAACCTATGAGAGTGTGGAACGTTGGCTGAAGGAGCTGTACGATCACGCTGACCCTCACATCCTGGTCATGCTGGTTGGCAACAAGAGTGACCTGGATACCCTGAGGACCGTGCCCACCGTGGAGGCCAAGGAATTTGCAG AATCGAAGGGCCTCTTGTTTATGGAGACGTCAGCTCTGGATTCGACCAACGTTGAAGCTGCTTTCCAGGAAGTTCTCACAG CCATCCACAAGAAGGTGGCCAGTCGAGAGGTAACCCGCGGGTCAATCAGTGCCGTGACCCTGTCCAGTGCTACTGGAACGGCTAGCGAAGTCCAGGAGGAACGTAGGACCTGCTGCAAGAACCTCTGA